The following proteins are co-located in the Imtechella halotolerans genome:
- a CDS encoding START domain-containing protein yields MSYGVRILLYLSFLLPLSIWSQENNWELKKMRNGIQVYTRTIPNSTNKEYKAVVTVKSSMEKAVTTLLDGNNLYEWNHQTPESKTIRKINEHTVVIWMKNQTPWPIPNRDHIARLEAEYLNNYTVKISITPEKQFLIPTSKNVIRMEDFKGFWLVVDHGNQLIITQQLYGDAGGNLPDWLVNSALTTAPYNTLLNLKNKLETTP; encoded by the coding sequence ATGAGTTACGGTGTTAGGATTTTATTATACCTTTCTTTTCTTCTCCCATTGTCAATTTGGAGTCAAGAAAACAATTGGGAATTAAAAAAAATGCGAAATGGTATTCAAGTATACACGCGGACTATACCCAATTCAACTAACAAAGAGTACAAAGCAGTAGTAACAGTCAAATCTTCCATGGAAAAAGCAGTTACAACACTTTTGGATGGCAACAATTTGTACGAGTGGAATCATCAAACTCCTGAAAGCAAAACTATCAGAAAAATCAACGAACATACTGTTGTTATTTGGATGAAAAACCAAACACCTTGGCCAATCCCCAACAGAGACCATATTGCTAGATTAGAAGCGGAATACCTTAATAATTATACCGTAAAAATAAGCATTACTCCAGAAAAACAATTTTTGATTCCAACTAGTAAAAATGTAATACGTATGGAGGATTTCAAAGGCTTCTGGCTTGTTGTGGATCATGGAAATCAACTTATTATTACACAACAACTTTATGGAGATGCCGGAGGAAATCTTCCCGATTGGTTAGTAAATAGTGCTCTAACTACAGCTCCTTACAACACCTTACTCAATCTTAAAAACAAGCTTGAAACCACTCCATAA
- a CDS encoding amidophosphoribosyltransferase, whose protein sequence is MSDAIKHECGIALVRLLKPLEYYKDKYGSAFYGINKMYLMLEKQHNRGQDGAGLASIKLDTLPGERYISRIRSNEPQPIQDIFTQINSRLNQMVNELPELKDNVALQKKLLPYIGEVFLGHVRYGTFGKNSIENVHPFLRQNNWMHRNLIVAGNFNMTNVNELFDNLIRLGQHPKEKADTITVMEKIGHFLDDEVNKLYKKLKQEGFSKKEASPIIAEQLNVAKILKKAAKNWDGGYAMAGLIGHGDAFVLRDPAGIRPAYFYQDEEVVVVASERPVIQTVFNVEYEDVHELDPGKAIIIKKNGGVTFKRILDPLERKACSFERIYFSRGSDKEIYEERKMLGRLLFPKILEVVNHDLDNTVFSYIPNTAETSFFGLTQEVETYLNQKKELQILKEGNNLTPEKLRTILATSPRMEKIAIKDVKLRTFITEDSSRDDLVAHVYDITYGSVKQNDNLVIIDDSIVRGTTLKKSILRILDRLHPKNIIVVSSAPQIRYPDCYGIDMARLEDLIAFRAALELHKDRGTYHIVEDVYKKCIAQVNLIDSEVVNVVKDIYNPFTDDEISEKISTLLAPQEIQAGVTIIFQTVDNLHKACPKNLGDWYFTGNYPTDGGNRVVNRAFINFYEGNNERAY, encoded by the coding sequence ATGAGTGACGCTATTAAGCACGAATGCGGAATTGCCTTAGTTAGGCTACTAAAACCTTTGGAATATTATAAGGATAAGTATGGAAGTGCATTCTATGGAATAAACAAAATGTACCTAATGCTGGAAAAACAGCATAATAGAGGACAAGATGGAGCAGGTCTAGCCAGCATAAAACTAGACACCCTCCCTGGAGAACGCTATATCAGCCGTATTCGTTCTAACGAGCCACAACCTATCCAAGATATCTTTACCCAAATCAATTCGCGCTTAAACCAGATGGTTAACGAACTCCCAGAATTGAAAGATAATGTTGCCTTACAAAAAAAACTACTTCCGTATATAGGTGAAGTATTTTTAGGCCATGTACGCTATGGTACATTTGGAAAAAACAGTATTGAAAACGTACATCCATTCCTGCGTCAAAACAACTGGATGCACCGCAATCTAATAGTAGCTGGGAACTTCAACATGACCAATGTTAATGAATTATTCGATAATTTAATCCGATTAGGTCAACATCCAAAAGAAAAGGCAGATACAATTACCGTAATGGAAAAAATAGGTCACTTTTTAGATGACGAAGTAAACAAACTATATAAAAAGCTAAAACAGGAAGGCTTTAGTAAAAAGGAAGCCTCTCCTATTATTGCTGAACAATTGAATGTCGCCAAGATTCTAAAAAAGGCAGCAAAAAATTGGGATGGTGGTTATGCTATGGCAGGATTAATAGGTCACGGAGATGCTTTTGTCTTAAGAGACCCAGCAGGCATCCGCCCAGCATACTTCTACCAGGACGAGGAGGTGGTAGTGGTTGCCTCTGAACGTCCTGTTATTCAAACTGTCTTCAACGTAGAATACGAAGATGTTCATGAATTAGATCCAGGAAAAGCAATTATTATTAAGAAAAATGGAGGTGTTACCTTTAAACGTATTTTAGATCCATTGGAACGAAAAGCTTGTTCTTTTGAACGAATTTACTTTTCAAGAGGTAGCGATAAAGAGATTTATGAAGAACGAAAAATGCTAGGAAGATTACTATTTCCTAAAATTTTAGAAGTAGTTAATCACGATTTAGACAATACTGTTTTTTCATATATACCTAACACAGCTGAAACCTCATTTTTTGGACTTACTCAGGAGGTAGAAACCTATTTAAACCAGAAGAAAGAATTACAGATACTAAAAGAAGGGAACAACCTAACTCCTGAAAAGTTAAGAACCATCTTGGCAACTAGTCCACGAATGGAAAAAATTGCTATAAAAGACGTTAAATTACGCACTTTTATTACAGAGGATAGTAGCCGTGATGACTTAGTAGCCCATGTCTACGATATTACATATGGTTCAGTAAAACAAAATGACAATCTTGTTATTATTGACGATAGTATTGTGCGCGGTACAACCTTAAAAAAGAGTATTTTAAGAATTCTTGATAGACTACATCCAAAAAATATCATTGTTGTTTCTTCAGCACCACAAATACGTTATCCTGACTGTTACGGAATTGATATGGCCCGTCTTGAAGACCTAATCGCATTTAGAGCGGCTTTAGAACTACACAAAGACCGAGGAACCTACCATATAGTAGAAGATGTATATAAAAAATGTATTGCACAAGTTAATTTAATAGATAGTGAGGTTGTAAATGTGGTGAAGGATATCTACAATCCATTCACTGACGATGAAATTTCAGAAAAAATAAGCACATTATTAGCCCCGCAAGAAATTCAAGCTGGAGTAACAATCATATTCCAAACTGTTGATAACTTACACAAAGCTTGTCCAAAGAATTTAGGTGATTGGTACTTCACTGGGAATTATCCTACAGACGGAGGTAACCGTGTGGTAAACAGAGCTTTCATCAACTTTTATGAAGGAAATAATGAGCGCGCCTATTAA
- the fabF gene encoding beta-ketoacyl-ACP synthase II: MKLRRVVVTGLGALTPIGNTIQEYWEGLKNGVSGAAPITHFDASKFKTQFACEIKNFNVTDFIDRKEARKLDKFAQYAVVASDEAIVDSKLDVEKLDKDRVGVIWGAGIGGLETFQDEVLNFGSGDGTPRFNPFFIPKMIADIAPGVISMKYGFRGPNFTTVSACASSANAMIDALNYIRLGYADVVVTGGSEAAVTAAGMGGFNAMHALSTRNDDPKTASRPFDANRDGFVLGEGAGAIILEDYDHAIARGAKIYCELAGGGLSADAYHMTAPHPEGLGARQVMLNCLKDAGVSPEEVDAINMHGTSTPLGDVAESKAIVNVFGEHAYKININSTKSMTGHLLGAAGAIEAIASILAIEHGVVPPTINHETFDENIDPKLNFTFNRAQKRDVKVAISNTFGFGGHNACVLFRKLN; encoded by the coding sequence ATGAAACTAAGGCGCGTTGTTGTCACTGGTTTAGGAGCATTAACCCCTATTGGGAACACTATACAAGAATACTGGGAAGGGTTAAAAAATGGTGTGAGCGGAGCAGCTCCCATCACGCATTTTGATGCTTCCAAATTTAAAACACAATTTGCATGTGAAATTAAAAACTTCAACGTTACTGATTTCATTGACAGAAAAGAGGCTAGAAAACTCGATAAGTTTGCTCAATATGCTGTAGTAGCTTCAGATGAAGCTATAGTTGATTCAAAATTGGATGTAGAAAAACTTGATAAGGATCGTGTAGGTGTTATTTGGGGTGCCGGTATTGGTGGTCTAGAGACATTTCAAGATGAAGTTCTCAATTTCGGTTCAGGTGATGGAACACCTCGTTTTAATCCTTTCTTTATACCTAAAATGATTGCCGATATAGCACCGGGGGTTATTTCTATGAAGTATGGATTTAGAGGACCAAACTTTACAACTGTTTCTGCATGCGCGTCATCAGCTAACGCTATGATTGATGCGCTTAATTACATTCGCTTGGGTTACGCTGATGTGGTGGTAACCGGAGGATCCGAGGCGGCAGTTACTGCTGCTGGAATGGGAGGATTTAACGCTATGCATGCACTATCCACCCGTAATGATGATCCTAAAACTGCTTCAAGGCCGTTTGATGCCAACCGTGATGGGTTTGTTTTGGGCGAAGGTGCTGGAGCTATTATATTGGAAGATTACGACCACGCAATAGCGCGTGGTGCTAAGATATACTGTGAATTGGCAGGTGGTGGTCTTTCAGCAGATGCTTACCATATGACTGCTCCACATCCAGAAGGTTTGGGAGCGCGTCAAGTAATGTTGAATTGTTTAAAAGATGCTGGTGTGTCACCAGAGGAAGTTGATGCCATTAATATGCATGGTACTTCAACTCCATTAGGTGATGTGGCTGAGTCTAAGGCTATTGTTAATGTCTTTGGAGAACACGCGTACAAAATTAATATTAATTCCACTAAGTCAATGACTGGGCATTTATTAGGTGCGGCTGGAGCTATTGAAGCCATTGCCTCAATATTGGCAATTGAGCATGGAGTTGTACCGCCTACAATCAATCATGAAACTTTTGATGAGAATATTGATCCTAAATTGAATTTTACTTTCAATAGGGCTCAAAAGCGTGATGTTAAAGTCGCAATTAGCAATACTTTTGGTTTTGGTGGGCATAATGCTTGTGTCCTGTTCAGAAAATTAAATTAG
- the purN gene encoding phosphoribosylglycinamide formyltransferase, whose amino-acid sequence MKRLVIFASGSGTNAENIVNYFRKNNQAETVLILSNKQDAKVLDRATKLEIPSVYFTRTDLYNNDKVLQLLLDAKPDLIILAGFLWRFPEEILRNYPNKVINIHPALLPKYGGKGMYGMHVHESVVENNETETGITIHYVNEHYDEGAIIFQASTPINTSDTPLTVANKVHQLEYEFFPKIISQLINE is encoded by the coding sequence ATGAAACGTCTAGTCATTTTTGCTTCTGGGTCTGGTACTAACGCCGAAAACATTGTCAATTATTTTCGTAAAAATAACCAAGCCGAAACCGTCTTAATCCTTTCGAATAAGCAAGATGCCAAAGTACTGGATCGTGCAACAAAACTAGAAATTCCATCTGTATACTTTACTAGAACAGATCTTTATAACAACGATAAAGTCCTACAATTGCTTCTTGACGCCAAGCCTGATCTTATTATTTTAGCTGGCTTTTTATGGCGATTTCCAGAAGAAATTTTAAGAAATTATCCGAATAAAGTAATAAATATTCACCCGGCTTTATTGCCAAAATACGGAGGAAAAGGTATGTATGGAATGCATGTTCATGAATCAGTAGTTGAAAATAACGAAACTGAAACAGGCATAACAATCCACTACGTTAATGAACATTATGATGAAGGAGCTATTATTTTTCAAGCCTCCACACCTATAAATACATCTGACACCCCATTAACAGTGGCCAATAAAGTACATCAATTAGAATATGAATTTTTTCCAAAAATAATTTCCCAGTTAATAAATGAATAA
- a CDS encoding acyl carrier protein: MSDIASRVKAIIVDKLGVDENEVVAEASFTNDLGADSLDTVELIMEFEKEFDIQIPDDQAENIATVGQAIQYIESAK; encoded by the coding sequence ATGTCAGACATTGCATCAAGAGTAAAGGCGATTATCGTAGACAAATTAGGTGTAGACGAGAATGAAGTAGTAGCAGAAGCAAGCTTCACTAACGATTTAGGCGCAGACTCATTAGACACTGTAGAGTTGATCATGGAATTTGAGAAAGAATTCGATATTCAAATCCCTGACGATCAGGCTGAAAACATTGCCACTGTAGGTCAAGCAATTCAATATATTGAATCAGCAAAATAA
- a CDS encoding PfkB family carbohydrate kinase, with product MSKLLIVGTVAFDAIETPFGKTDKILGGAGTYIGLAASQFNVDSAIVSVVGEDFPQAYLDMLASKKIDVSGIEIVNGGKTFFWSGKYHNDLNTRDTLDTQLNVLADFNPVVPKNYIDAEVLMLGNLHPSIQLSVIEQMVKRPKLIVLDTMNFWMNHTWDELLEVIAKVDIITINDEEARQLTGEYSLLKAAQKIHSMGPTNVVIKKGEHGALLFHNDNVFFAPALPLEEVFDPTGAGDTFAGGLVGYLTKTNDFSFENMKNGIIYGSNLASFCVEKFGTERMEDLSKEAIQKRLQQFRQLTQFEIEIA from the coding sequence ATGAGCAAATTATTGATTGTAGGCACTGTAGCTTTTGACGCTATTGAAACTCCTTTTGGAAAAACTGATAAAATTTTAGGTGGAGCCGGCACCTATATAGGATTGGCAGCGTCACAATTCAATGTAGATTCAGCTATTGTATCAGTAGTAGGAGAAGACTTTCCTCAGGCATATCTTGATATGCTTGCATCAAAAAAAATTGATGTCTCAGGCATTGAAATAGTAAATGGGGGAAAGACTTTTTTCTGGAGTGGAAAATATCATAATGATTTAAATACCCGAGACACCTTAGATACCCAACTTAATGTATTGGCAGATTTCAATCCTGTAGTTCCTAAAAATTATATAGACGCAGAAGTTTTAATGCTCGGTAACCTTCATCCCTCAATACAATTAAGTGTTATTGAACAGATGGTGAAACGTCCAAAATTAATTGTTCTTGACACTATGAACTTCTGGATGAATCACACTTGGGATGAACTATTAGAAGTTATAGCTAAAGTTGACATCATTACCATTAATGATGAAGAGGCAAGACAACTCACTGGAGAATATTCATTACTTAAGGCTGCTCAAAAAATCCATTCTATGGGACCAACTAATGTGGTTATCAAAAAAGGAGAACACGGAGCTTTATTATTTCATAATGACAATGTCTTTTTTGCTCCAGCCCTTCCACTTGAAGAAGTTTTTGACCCAACAGGAGCAGGAGACACATTTGCTGGAGGCCTCGTTGGATACCTTACAAAAACAAATGATTTTTCCTTTGAAAACATGAAAAATGGTATTATTTACGGATCTAATCTCGCCTCTTTTTGTGTTGAAAAATTTGGAACAGAGCGTATGGAAGATCTCAGCAAAGAGGCTATTCAAAAACGCTTACAACAATTCAGACAATTAACTCAATTTGAAATAGAAATTGCATAA
- the rnhA gene encoding ribonuclease HI: MNNPHVHIFTDGAARGNPGPGGYGIVMEWVGTPYKKEFSEGYKYTTNNRMELLAVIVALKKLKIPNVNVTVFTDSKYVSDAVQKGWVFKWERTYFTGKKNSDLWISFLKEYRKHRVNIQWVKGHNNHPQNERCDFLAVEASKKPKLLIDKGFEQNNSL; the protein is encoded by the coding sequence ATGAATAATCCACATGTACATATTTTTACCGATGGTGCCGCTAGAGGAAACCCTGGACCAGGCGGGTATGGTATTGTTATGGAATGGGTTGGAACTCCCTACAAAAAAGAATTCTCAGAGGGATACAAATACACAACCAATAATCGCATGGAATTACTTGCGGTTATTGTAGCGCTAAAAAAATTAAAGATACCGAATGTAAATGTTACTGTATTTACAGACTCGAAATATGTATCTGACGCTGTTCAAAAAGGGTGGGTTTTTAAATGGGAACGAACCTATTTCACTGGAAAGAAAAATAGTGACCTTTGGATTTCCTTCCTTAAAGAATATCGAAAACATAGAGTAAACATACAATGGGTAAAAGGACACAACAACCATCCCCAAAACGAGCGATGTGACTTTTTGGCTGTCGAAGCGTCCAAAAAACCAAAACTACTTATCGACAAAGGATTCGAACAAAACAACTCCCTGTAA
- a CDS encoding superoxide dismutase, translated as MAFELPKLPYAYDALEPHIDARTMEIHHTKHHNAYTANLNSAISGTELEGKSIEEILRGLDMNNVAVRNNGGGFYNHNLFWEIMSPNGGGEPKGALADAINSALGSFDAFKEAFSKAAATRFGSGWAWLCVHKGGKVEICSTANQDNPLMPGIGCGGYPILGIDVWEHAYYLNYQNRRPDYIGAFYNVINWEKVAELYAQNS; from the coding sequence ATGGCATTTGAATTACCAAAATTACCCTATGCGTATGATGCTTTAGAGCCTCATATTGACGCACGTACTATGGAAATCCACCATACAAAACACCATAACGCCTATACTGCTAACTTGAATTCGGCTATTTCGGGTACTGAGTTGGAAGGAAAATCAATAGAAGAAATCCTGAGAGGATTAGATATGAATAATGTGGCGGTTCGAAATAACGGTGGTGGATTTTATAATCACAACTTGTTTTGGGAAATAATGTCTCCAAATGGTGGAGGAGAACCTAAAGGAGCTCTTGCAGATGCAATTAACTCTGCTCTAGGATCGTTTGATGCATTTAAAGAAGCCTTCAGTAAGGCTGCAGCAACACGGTTTGGTTCTGGCTGGGCCTGGTTGTGTGTACACAAAGGGGGAAAAGTAGAAATATGCTCTACTGCAAATCAAGACAATCCTTTAATGCCTGGTATAGGTTGTGGTGGTTACCCAATTTTAGGCATAGATGTTTGGGAACATGCGTATTATTTGAATTATCAGAATAGACGTCCTGATTACATAGGTGCCTTCTATAATGTTATTAACTGGGAAAAGGTGGCAGAATTATACGCTCAAAATAGCTAA